The following coding sequences lie in one uncultured Mailhella sp. genomic window:
- a CDS encoding nucleotide sugar dehydrogenase: protein MNVAIAGTGYVGLSLAVLLAQHHNVTAVDIQPAKIDLINRRRSPIADSEIESFFATRSLRLTATLDAEAAYRQADYIIVATPTNYDAEHNRFDTSSIEDVLNIVERVNPQAVVVIKSTVPVGFLLDVMTRHALPNILFSPEFLREGRALYDNLHPSRIIVGVPRGGSETLRRHAETFATLLQEGAEDKNIPVRIVNSTEAESIKLFANTYLALRVAFFNELDTYAELHGLNTAQIIEGIGLDPRIGLHYNNPSFGYGGYCLPKDTKQLKANFADTPNNIISAIVAANATRKNFIAHQILERNPATVGVYRLTMKSGSDNFRASAIQDVMRRISAAGVKVVIYEPSLSGDKFEGFDVIHDLKNFKITSDVICCNRISDELIDCKSKIYTRDLFGRD, encoded by the coding sequence ATGAATGTTGCCATCGCTGGTACAGGTTACGTCGGACTGAGTCTTGCCGTTCTGCTGGCTCAACATCACAATGTCACCGCTGTAGACATACAGCCCGCCAAGATTGATCTTATCAATCGACGTCGTTCGCCCATTGCCGACAGCGAAATTGAATCCTTTTTCGCGACACGCAGTCTGCGTCTCACCGCCACCCTCGACGCCGAAGCCGCCTATCGTCAGGCAGACTATATCATCGTAGCTACCCCGACCAACTATGACGCAGAGCATAATAGGTTCGACACTTCTTCCATAGAAGACGTGCTGAACATCGTGGAGCGCGTGAATCCTCAGGCGGTTGTCGTCATCAAATCAACGGTGCCTGTGGGCTTTCTGCTCGATGTTATGACGCGGCATGCCCTGCCGAATATACTGTTTTCTCCAGAATTTCTCCGCGAAGGACGGGCTCTTTACGACAACCTTCATCCCTCCCGCATCATCGTGGGGGTGCCCCGGGGAGGCTCGGAAACGCTTCGCCGTCACGCCGAAACGTTCGCCACTCTGCTCCAGGAAGGGGCGGAAGACAAAAATATTCCCGTCCGTATCGTCAACTCCACAGAGGCGGAATCCATCAAGCTTTTCGCCAACACCTATCTGGCTCTCCGTGTGGCGTTTTTCAATGAACTCGATACCTATGCCGAGCTGCACGGACTGAATACAGCTCAAATCATCGAGGGGATAGGTCTCGATCCCCGCATTGGGCTTCACTACAACAACCCGAGCTTCGGCTACGGCGGCTACTGCCTGCCCAAGGATACCAAACAGCTCAAAGCCAATTTCGCAGACACGCCTAACAATATCATTTCGGCCATCGTTGCGGCTAATGCCACACGTAAAAACTTCATCGCTCATCAGATTCTGGAGCGGAATCCTGCCACCGTAGGAGTGTATCGCCTTACCATGAAAAGCGGAAGTGATAATTTTCGTGCATCGGCCATTCAGGATGTAATGCGCCGGATAAGCGCTGCTGGAGTAAAAGTGGTAATCTATGAACCTTCTCTGTCAGGGGATAAATTTGAAGGATTTGATGTTATCCACGACTTGAAAAATTTTAAAATCACATCAGATGTTATCTGCTGTAATCGCATCTCCGATGAGTTAATAGACTGCAAATCTAAGATTTATACTCGTGATTTGTTTGGTAGAGACTAA
- a CDS encoding glycosyltransferase family 8 protein: MKTTIHVVLSSDDNYAYPLAVTIMSVLCNRTEGDDLLFHVLDGGLSEESRRRISDMVEVKKASIEFILVSAEQFSGVCLHITKENHVSLATYYRLLIPSLVYADRCIYMDCDMICRSSLASLWNTQLNGDLAAAVKDIDEDKQSARLGLKRYFNAGLFLMDLESMRRENTQKDFFLFLEEQHERIVMHDQDVLNCVLEGRIHELDMTWNCQVAKTHKCRETGFHALSRTANILHFIGHKKPWHWGCKAPGRAEFWKYEKEGPWKASWLVRLFKQCSFLSFKRARS, encoded by the coding sequence ATGAAGACCACTATACATGTTGTGCTTTCATCTGACGACAACTATGCCTATCCACTTGCTGTTACTATTATGTCCGTTCTCTGCAACAGAACGGAGGGCGATGATCTGCTCTTTCATGTGCTAGACGGGGGACTATCTGAGGAAAGTCGTCGCCGTATCAGCGACATGGTAGAAGTAAAAAAAGCCTCCATCGAGTTCATCCTCGTCTCAGCTGAACAGTTTTCCGGTGTATGCCTGCATATCACTAAAGAAAATCATGTCAGCCTGGCAACATATTATCGGCTGCTTATTCCTTCACTCGTTTATGCCGACCGGTGCATCTACATGGATTGCGACATGATATGCCGATCGAGCCTTGCTTCGCTGTGGAACACCCAACTCAATGGAGACCTTGCCGCAGCGGTGAAAGACATCGACGAAGACAAGCAATCTGCAAGGCTTGGGCTGAAACGCTACTTTAATGCCGGACTTTTTCTCATGGATCTCGAATCCATGCGCCGTGAAAACACGCAGAAGGACTTCTTCCTGTTTCTTGAAGAGCAGCATGAACGCATCGTCATGCACGATCAGGATGTTCTGAACTGTGTCTTGGAAGGGCGTATCCATGAACTCGATATGACATGGAACTGTCAGGTAGCCAAAACGCACAAGTGCAGGGAAACCGGATTTCATGCGCTGAGCAGAACGGCAAACATTCTGCACTTCATCGGGCACAAAAAACCTTGGCATTGGGGGTGCAAGGCTCCGGGGCGTGCGGAGTTCTGGAAGTATGAAAAAGAAGGACCGTGGAAAGCTAGCTGGCTCGTGCGCCTTTTCAAGCAATGTTCTTTTCTCTCTTTTAAAAGGGCCCGCTCATGA
- a CDS encoding tyrosine-type recombinase/integrase, which translates to MAGEKSTIITSHVSDINKLCLFEEFVRSRYLPYVQQNKRSWKTDERYLNRHILPYLGNCSLSEISEERLRGWLSSLENNGLSPSSQYRLFWLVKYILNFAVRLGVLKSDAAFQSMVVRKRKPQTVPKILTSAEALKLVYLLEEYAARPSAQAIHLLLLTGASKSEILYARWQDVHLRRAVLATRMTYTGESRLIPLNAEAIRLIRRLPRRKDVPWLFASSSGQRLTSVFYTWNLLRTRLGRPELRIQDIGQSFVASLGNREAYETFAQHYRAQHSRNTVYDTQIIDK; encoded by the coding sequence ATGGCTGGGGAGAAAAGTACCATCATCACAAGCCATGTGAGTGATATCAATAAGCTGTGTCTGTTCGAGGAGTTCGTCAGAAGCAGGTATCTTCCCTACGTGCAGCAAAATAAACGAAGCTGGAAGACTGACGAGCGATATCTGAACCGACATATCCTGCCCTATCTTGGTAACTGTTCTCTGTCCGAAATTTCTGAAGAACGGCTCAGGGGATGGCTCTCTTCACTGGAAAACAACGGTCTCTCCCCCAGTTCACAGTATCGTCTGTTCTGGCTCGTCAAGTATATTTTGAATTTTGCCGTACGGTTGGGAGTGCTCAAGAGTGATGCCGCATTCCAGAGTATGGTCGTGCGCAAAAGGAAGCCGCAAACAGTTCCAAAAATTCTTACTTCAGCAGAAGCATTGAAGCTTGTTTATCTGCTTGAGGAATATGCCGCTCGTCCCAGTGCGCAGGCTATTCATTTGCTTTTGCTTACCGGTGCCAGCAAGTCGGAAATCCTTTACGCCCGCTGGCAGGATGTGCATCTGCGTCGTGCAGTCCTTGCCACGAGGATGACCTATACAGGGGAAAGCAGACTGATCCCCCTGAACGCCGAAGCAATCAGACTTATTCGCAGACTTCCCCGTCGTAAAGATGTGCCGTGGCTCTTTGCCTCGTCATCTGGGCAGCGTCTTACGTCTGTTTTTTATACCTGGAATCTTCTGCGTACCAGGTTGGGAAGACCGGAGCTTCGTATTCAGGACATCGGGCAGAGTTTTGTCGCGTCTCTCGGAAATAGGGAAGCCTATGAAACTTTTGCGCAGCATTATAGAGCACAGCATTCCAGAAACACCGTCTATGACACACAAATCATCGATAAATAA
- a CDS encoding glycosyltransferase family 2 protein has translation MNPSVSVIIPAYNAETYLRETLDCVINQTLKNIEILFVDDGSTDRTLDVICEYADTDPRIKILHTSHEGAGAARNTGMASARGEYLSFLDADDLFDAQMLEKSYLLAQRTQADIVVFKYCEQNLMTGELWHDRGLSHRAIEHGGNIAIGIDGLSWTNPAPWNKLFRRAFLKEHGLRFQNLRTCNDFAFTKIATLAARRIFFLNEELLIYRKNPHNISSKRYHYASNIIEAGKEILLYIKNNTSFYNLKPFYKMMFNHCMYEYEQFPTLQDANIFIKHVILFLPFYYRYKFIKRVIRGRIKNLLNTMFCYHG, from the coding sequence ATGAATCCGTCCGTTTCCGTTATCATTCCAGCCTACAATGCAGAAACATATTTAAGAGAAACTCTTGACTGCGTCATCAATCAAACACTAAAAAACATTGAAATTCTTTTCGTCGACGACGGCAGTACCGACAGAACGCTCGACGTCATCTGCGAATATGCAGACACGGATCCCCGCATCAAAATTCTCCACACTTCTCACGAGGGTGCAGGAGCCGCCAGAAACACGGGCATGGCTTCAGCCCGGGGAGAGTATCTGTCGTTCCTTGACGCGGACGACCTCTTTGACGCTCAGATGCTGGAAAAAAGCTATCTTCTGGCGCAGCGTACGCAGGCCGACATCGTTGTCTTCAAATACTGCGAACAAAATCTCATGACAGGAGAACTCTGGCATGACCGTGGTCTTTCCCACCGGGCCATTGAACACGGAGGAAACATTGCTATCGGAATCGACGGACTTTCCTGGACGAATCCGGCTCCTTGGAACAAACTCTTCAGACGCGCATTTCTGAAAGAACACGGGCTCCGCTTCCAGAATCTTCGCACATGCAATGACTTTGCCTTTACCAAAATTGCAACTCTTGCTGCACGGCGTATTTTTTTTCTGAATGAAGAGCTGCTTATCTATCGTAAGAATCCGCATAATATCAGCAGCAAGCGTTACCACTATGCTTCCAATATTATTGAAGCTGGAAAAGAAATTCTTTTATACATCAAAAACAATACTTCTTTTTACAATCTTAAACCATTTTATAAAATGATGTTTAACCATTGTATGTATGAGTATGAACAATTTCCAACATTGCAAGATGCTAATATATTTATCAAACATGTTATTTTATTTCTTCCATTTTACTATCGATATAAATTTATCAAGCGAGTAATTAGAGGAAGAATAAAGAATTTATTAAATACAATGTTTTGTTATCACGGATGA